A genomic region of Pseudomonas sp. MPC6 contains the following coding sequences:
- a CDS encoding tripartite tricarboxylate transporter TctB family protein, which produces MTPPRTIVPTQLAIGIGVIAISAVLAFGAYRFPPEMGFVILGAHVYPFAVAAFLGAVGLLLSYQAVSGGFRELADDTDGTAGVVPDGKAGAAWVTAGLLGVALLINFIGFVLAAALLFACSARGFGSRRPVRDLAIGMALTLPIYWLFNAGLGVSLPPLVNAWI; this is translated from the coding sequence ATGACTCCGCCTCGCACGATTGTGCCCACGCAACTGGCGATTGGCATCGGCGTGATTGCCATCAGCGCCGTGCTGGCGTTCGGCGCGTATCGGTTTCCCCCCGAGATGGGGTTCGTCATCCTCGGTGCGCACGTCTACCCCTTCGCTGTGGCGGCATTCCTTGGCGCCGTGGGCTTGTTGCTGAGCTATCAAGCGGTCTCGGGCGGCTTTCGCGAACTGGCCGACGACACCGACGGGACGGCTGGCGTCGTACCCGACGGAAAAGCCGGTGCGGCCTGGGTCACGGCGGGGCTTCTGGGGGTGGCCTTGCTCATCAACTTCATCGGGTTCGTGTTGGCGGCCGCGTTGTTGTTTGCCTGTTCGGCACGGGGTTTCGGCAGCCGCCGTCCGGTGCGCGATCTCGCCATCGGCATGGCCCTGACGCTGCCGATTTACTGGTTGTTCAACGCCGGCCTGGGGGTTTCCCTGCCGCCCCTGGTCAACGCCTGGATTTGA
- a CDS encoding tripartite tricarboxylate transporter permease has product MDILASLAVGFSSALTPINLMYGFIGCLLGTAIGVLPGIGPALTVALLLPITAKVDPTGALIMFAGIYYGAQFGGSTTSILLNTPGESSSMVTALEGNLMARNGRAGPALATAAIGSFVAGTIATILLTLFAPIVAKLALNFGPAEYFAILVLSFTTVSAVLGASMLRGFASLGIGLTVGLIGLDSTSGIARYTLGVPELVDGIEVVLVAVGLFAVGEALYSLLYQKEAAAGRHRLTSLWMTRSDWKRSVPAWLRGTLIGFPFGSIPAGGAEIPTFLSYSTERKLSKYPKEFAASKGEGAIEGVAGPEAANNASATGSLVPLLTLGIPTSATAAILLAAFQNYNLQPGPMLFETSGDLVWTLVASLYIGNVILLVLNLPLVGLWVKLLQIPRPYLNAGILVFATIGVYGMRHSSFDLLLMLAIGWGGVLMRRFDFPVAPVIVGMLLGPMAEKQLRNALSISEGDWTVFLTQPISAAFLALTLLVLLVPHVLHARGIKLHEDD; this is encoded by the coding sequence GTGGACATTCTCGCAAGCCTGGCGGTGGGGTTTTCCTCGGCACTGACGCCGATCAATTTGATGTATGGGTTTATCGGCTGTCTGTTGGGCACTGCGATTGGTGTCCTGCCAGGGATCGGGCCGGCGCTGACGGTGGCCTTGCTGCTGCCGATCACCGCCAAGGTCGATCCTACCGGGGCCTTGATCATGTTTGCCGGTATCTATTACGGCGCTCAATTCGGCGGCTCGACCACGTCCATTTTGCTCAATACCCCGGGTGAGTCGTCGTCCATGGTCACGGCGCTGGAGGGCAATCTCATGGCGCGCAACGGTCGTGCGGGGCCGGCCCTGGCCACGGCGGCGATCGGCTCATTCGTGGCGGGTACCATCGCGACGATTCTGCTGACCCTGTTTGCGCCCATCGTGGCCAAACTCGCGCTCAACTTTGGTCCCGCAGAGTATTTCGCGATTCTGGTGCTGTCCTTCACGACTGTGTCTGCGGTATTGGGGGCGTCGATGCTGCGAGGTTTCGCGTCCTTGGGGATCGGTCTGACCGTGGGCTTGATCGGCCTGGACTCGACGTCGGGTATAGCCCGCTACACCTTGGGGGTGCCCGAGCTGGTGGATGGCATCGAGGTGGTACTCGTGGCGGTCGGTTTGTTTGCCGTGGGCGAGGCCTTGTACAGCCTGCTCTATCAAAAAGAAGCAGCCGCCGGCCGGCACCGCTTGACCTCTTTGTGGATGACGCGCTCCGACTGGAAGCGCTCGGTGCCCGCCTGGCTGCGGGGCACGCTGATCGGTTTTCCCTTCGGTTCGATCCCGGCCGGTGGTGCCGAGATTCCGACCTTTCTGTCCTATTCGACCGAGCGCAAACTGAGCAAGTACCCGAAAGAATTTGCCGCCAGCAAAGGCGAGGGCGCCATTGAAGGCGTCGCCGGCCCCGAAGCCGCCAACAACGCGAGCGCCACCGGTTCTCTGGTGCCGCTGCTGACACTGGGCATTCCCACCTCCGCCACAGCGGCGATCCTGTTGGCCGCGTTCCAGAACTACAACCTGCAACCGGGACCGATGCTCTTCGAGACCTCGGGGGACCTGGTCTGGACCCTGGTGGCCTCGCTGTACATCGGTAACGTCATCCTGCTGGTGTTGAACCTGCCGTTGGTGGGCCTCTGGGTGAAGCTGCTGCAGATCCCGCGGCCGTACCTGAACGCCGGCATTCTGGTGTTCGCCACCATCGGCGTGTACGGCATGCGCCACTCTTCCTTCGATCTGTTGCTGATGCTGGCGATCGGTTGGGGCGGGGTCCTGATGCGGCGCTTCGACTTCCCCGTCGCCCCCGTGATCGTCGGCATGCTGCTGGGGCCGATGGCTGAAAAGCAACTGCGTAACGCCTTGTCCATCAGCGAGGGGGACTGGACGGTGTTTTTGACGCAACCGATCTCGGCGGCATTCCTGGCGCTGACATTACTGGTGCTGTTGGTGCCTCATGTGCTGCATGCGCGGGGTATCAAGTTGCATGAGGATGATTGA
- a CDS encoding ABC transporter permease — MLTRDTRDPATRPRLLITLLALLLLWPGIHFSELDLSVLVASDSQSEIGKFVSAFWPPAHDEAFIELLLQATLQTLAIATAGMALALLLAIPASLLASRALSLSAASRAGHPGFWGRLLRWPVRGLLIFLRSVPEIVWALLFVRAVGLGPTAGVLAIAITYSGMLGKVYAEIFESVDQRPAHALLQAGSGRLTAFSYGILPNVAAELLSYTVYRWECAIRASVVMGFVGAGGLGQQMDLSLRMFAGGEVASLLLTFLVLVLLADQLSRLLRWRLA; from the coding sequence ATGCTGACACGCGATACCCGAGATCCCGCCACCCGCCCCCGCTTGCTGATCACGCTGCTGGCCCTGCTCCTGCTGTGGCCGGGCATCCACTTCAGCGAGTTGGACCTGAGCGTACTGGTCGCCAGTGACAGCCAGAGCGAGATCGGCAAGTTCGTGTCAGCCTTCTGGCCACCCGCCCATGACGAGGCGTTCATCGAGCTGTTGTTGCAAGCCACCCTGCAGACCCTGGCCATCGCCACGGCCGGCATGGCTTTGGCGTTGCTGTTGGCCATCCCCGCCAGCCTGCTGGCCAGTCGCGCCCTGTCGCTGTCCGCTGCCTCCCGTGCCGGCCATCCGGGTTTCTGGGGCCGACTGCTGCGCTGGCCGGTTCGCGGCTTGCTGATCTTCCTGCGCAGCGTGCCGGAAATCGTCTGGGCCCTGCTGTTCGTGCGTGCCGTCGGCCTCGGTCCGACGGCCGGGGTGCTGGCCATTGCCATTACCTACAGCGGCATGTTGGGCAAGGTCTACGCAGAGATTTTCGAGTCGGTCGACCAGCGCCCGGCCCACGCGCTGCTGCAGGCCGGCAGCGGTCGGCTGACGGCCTTTAGCTACGGAATCCTGCCCAATGTCGCTGCGGAATTGCTGTCGTACACGGTGTACCGCTGGGAATGCGCCATCCGCGCTTCGGTGGTGATGGGCTTTGTCGGCGCCGGCGGCCTGGGCCAGCAAATGGACCTGTCGTTGCGCATGTTCGCCGGCGGTGAAGTGGCCAGCCTGTTGCTGACGTTTCTCGTGCTGGTGCTGCTCGCCGATCAACTCAGCCGCCTGCTGCGCTGGAGGCTGGCATGA
- a CDS encoding tripartite tricarboxylate transporter substrate-binding protein: MSALFHRFNRYLVAGITAAALATPALALDTVKFMAPGSVGGGYDQTARVLGKALVEAKAAKSTTFENKGGAGGTLGLAQFANSTKGDPNALLVVGAIMVTAIEQNKPQISLKDVTPIARLFTEYNVLAVRKESEFKTLEDLLKVFKDKPTSIAWGGGSKGSIDHIGIAELAGKMGVPVNKVNYVAFAGGGEVVAQALGGQIKVITGGYAELGQYIRNGQFRVLAIGAPERVPGIDAPTLKESGYDMTIGNWRGVYGAAGLTPEQRKEVTDAVVAATKSNVWKENIDTNKWSPNVLTGDEFGKFVDDEHVRLRAMLVEVGLVAK; the protein is encoded by the coding sequence ATGTCCGCTTTGTTCCATCGATTCAATCGCTACCTGGTCGCAGGGATTACCGCTGCCGCGCTCGCGACGCCGGCCTTGGCGCTGGACACCGTCAAGTTCATGGCCCCGGGCTCCGTGGGTGGCGGTTATGACCAGACCGCACGGGTGCTGGGCAAAGCCCTGGTCGAGGCCAAAGCGGCGAAATCCACCACCTTCGAGAACAAAGGCGGCGCAGGAGGCACCCTGGGGCTGGCGCAATTCGCCAACAGCACCAAGGGCGACCCGAATGCACTGCTGGTCGTTGGCGCGATCATGGTCACCGCCATTGAACAGAACAAGCCGCAAATCAGCTTGAAGGACGTGACGCCGATCGCCCGGCTGTTCACCGAGTACAACGTGCTCGCCGTACGCAAGGAGTCTGAATTCAAAACCCTGGAGGACTTGCTCAAAGTCTTTAAAGACAAGCCGACCAGCATCGCCTGGGGCGGTGGCTCCAAGGGCTCGATCGATCACATCGGGATTGCCGAGCTGGCGGGCAAAATGGGGGTGCCGGTCAACAAGGTCAATTACGTGGCCTTCGCCGGTGGCGGGGAAGTCGTTGCCCAGGCCTTGGGCGGCCAGATCAAGGTGATCACCGGTGGTTATGCCGAACTTGGCCAGTACATCCGCAACGGCCAGTTCCGGGTGCTGGCCATCGGCGCGCCCGAGCGTGTGCCCGGCATCGATGCGCCGACGCTCAAGGAGAGTGGTTACGACATGACGATCGGCAACTGGCGGGGCGTTTACGGCGCCGCGGGCCTCACGCCGGAGCAACGCAAGGAAGTGACCGACGCGGTCGTGGCCGCGACTAAAAGCAACGTCTGGAAAGAAAATATCGACACCAACAAGTGGTCACCCAACGTCCTGACCGGCGATGAGTTCGGCAAATTCGTCGACGACGAGCACGTGCGGCTGCGAGCGATGCTGGTCGAGGTCGGGCTGGTTGCGAAATGA
- the phnE gene encoding phosphonate ABC transporter, permease protein PhnE: MNRLLNLILLLCIGAAVVASFIYLGIDLGELGGSGNLNRMGAYAQRFLSPDLSAGHLQAIGHGALETIAMSALGTLLAAVLGLLLALPAAGRFGWPLQSASRLVLNALRAVPELVWAALMVLAAGLGPNAGTLALALHTTGVLGRLFAEALENTPPQPAEAIRLQGGNAVWAFCYGTLPNLLPQLLAYILYRWENNIRMASVLGFVGAGGLGQMLYVSLSLFQEAQASTVILAMLILVFAVDSLSSWSRQRWVKA; this comes from the coding sequence ATGAATCGCCTGTTGAACCTGATCCTGCTGCTGTGCATCGGTGCAGCGGTCGTCGCTTCGTTCATCTACCTGGGCATCGACCTCGGCGAGCTCGGCGGCAGCGGCAACCTGAACCGGATGGGTGCTTATGCCCAGCGTTTTCTCAGCCCCGACCTGAGCGCGGGCCATCTGCAAGCCATCGGTCACGGCGCCCTGGAAACCATTGCCATGTCCGCCCTGGGCACCCTGCTCGCGGCGGTACTCGGCCTGCTGCTGGCGTTGCCCGCGGCCGGGCGCTTTGGCTGGCCCTTGCAGAGCGCGTCGCGCCTGGTGCTCAACGCCTTGCGCGCGGTGCCGGAACTGGTGTGGGCCGCGCTGATGGTGCTTGCCGCCGGCCTCGGGCCCAATGCCGGCACCCTCGCATTAGCCCTGCACACTACCGGCGTGCTCGGCCGACTGTTCGCCGAAGCGCTGGAAAATACCCCGCCGCAACCCGCCGAAGCCATCCGCCTGCAGGGTGGCAATGCCGTTTGGGCGTTCTGTTACGGGACCCTGCCCAACCTGTTGCCACAGCTGTTGGCCTACATCCTGTACCGCTGGGAGAACAATATCCGCATGGCCAGTGTGCTTGGCTTCGTCGGCGCCGGGGGCTTGGGACAAATGCTCTATGTCAGCCTCAGCCTGTTCCAGGAAGCTCAAGCCAGCACGGTGATTCTGGCCATGCTGATCCTGGTATTCGCCGTCGACTCCTTGAGCAGCTGGAGCCGTCAACGCTGGGTCAAGGCCTGA
- the chrA gene encoding chromate efflux transporter, translating into MLNAHGDDRSSAWSVFLIFLRLGLTSFGGPIAHLGYFRDEFVTRRRWLSEGSYADLVALCQFLPGPASSQVGIALGLSRAGYPGALAAWAGFTLPSAIALILFALGISRYGTAISPGALHGLKVVAVAVVAQAVWGMARNLCTDVPRVTLMAIAACVALLEPSAWGQVSVIAASAVAGLLLFKPGQSAGHDPLPITIRRRTGAIWLVLFLALLVGLPLLAQALPNQTVATVDAFYRAGSLVFGGGHVVLPLLQAEVVPSGWVGNDAFLAGYGAAQAVPGPLFTFAAFLGASMNLAPSGWVGGMISLLAIFAPAFLLIMGVLPFWERLRRSLRTQAALAGVNAAVVGLLLAALYQPVWTSAIVQAQDFVLALVALVALMFWKLPPWLVVIGCGVTGWLL; encoded by the coding sequence ATGCTCAACGCTCATGGCGATGACCGCAGCAGTGCGTGGTCGGTGTTTCTGATCTTCCTGCGCCTCGGGCTGACCTCGTTCGGCGGCCCGATTGCGCACCTGGGCTACTTTCGCGATGAGTTCGTCACGCGACGGCGCTGGCTGAGCGAAGGCAGCTACGCGGATCTGGTTGCACTGTGCCAATTCCTGCCGGGGCCGGCGAGCAGCCAGGTCGGCATTGCGCTGGGGTTGTCCCGGGCTGGATACCCTGGCGCGCTGGCGGCCTGGGCTGGCTTTACGCTGCCTTCGGCGATAGCCCTGATCCTGTTTGCCCTGGGCATTTCCCGATATGGCACGGCCATTTCCCCCGGCGCGCTGCATGGCCTCAAGGTGGTGGCCGTGGCGGTGGTCGCGCAAGCGGTATGGGGCATGGCGCGAAACCTGTGCACGGACGTGCCGCGAGTCACCCTTATGGCGATTGCGGCGTGCGTCGCCCTGCTCGAACCGTCCGCCTGGGGCCAGGTCAGCGTGATTGCCGCCTCGGCCGTGGCGGGCCTCCTGCTGTTCAAGCCGGGGCAAAGTGCCGGCCACGACCCGCTGCCGATCACGATCAGACGCCGGACCGGGGCGATCTGGCTGGTGCTGTTCCTGGCATTGCTGGTGGGCCTGCCCCTCCTGGCCCAGGCGCTGCCCAATCAAACCGTGGCGACGGTGGATGCCTTCTACCGGGCCGGATCACTGGTATTCGGGGGTGGTCACGTCGTGCTGCCCCTGCTGCAAGCCGAGGTGGTACCCAGCGGCTGGGTCGGCAATGATGCTTTTCTCGCCGGGTATGGTGCCGCCCAGGCGGTGCCCGGACCTTTGTTTACGTTCGCCGCGTTCCTTGGCGCGTCGATGAACCTTGCCCCTTCCGGCTGGGTTGGCGGCATGATCAGCCTGTTGGCGATTTTCGCGCCGGCTTTTCTATTGATCATGGGCGTATTGCCCTTTTGGGAGCGCTTGCGTCGCAGTTTACGCACCCAGGCCGCACTGGCTGGGGTCAATGCGGCGGTGGTCGGCCTGTTGTTGGCCGCGCTGTATCAGCCGGTCTGGACCAGTGCCATTGTCCAGGCGCAAGACTTCGTTCTGGCACTGGTCGCGCTGGTGGCGCTGATGTTCTGGAAATTGCCACCGTGGCTGGTGGTTATCGGCTGCGGGGTCACGGGGTGGCTGTTGTAG